The genomic DNA AGggcatttttgtatttaaaagagaaaaaaaaatcttttcaacaCGAAGTTGGTCTAAGGTAATCTCTCCATGCTTTGGAGAAAGAGAAGGAGCTGCAGCCTGGAGGTTTTTCCAGTGGATACCTCAGTAGATGCCTCTCAGATGTtccatgtgctgctgctgttgttgtaaGACACAAAAAGCCAGCAGGTAGGCTAGCATTTGCCTCAGCTAGAGTGTTAAATGATATAGTGTTAACGTGGCAGTAAACACAAAGTAAGCTCTTTAATATAAGGCCTAAGGCCGCTGAGCTGAGCTCGATTGAACTTTATTGTTCTTACACCATGTTTGcctttgttctcaaattataGTCTAGCTGAATGGTGAGACAAGCTGTTTGGTGTTTTTGCGTCATTTCTGGGTCTGTTTTTGCGAGCTTTCAGATAACCATAGGGTGGTTACAGGAGGAAATCTTGTTATACAAACtgaatagatttttttgttgAGCCAGTATGTCACTAACAGTACAGTttcctgaaaaataaagttggttTATCGGACAGTTTTTACTAAGCACAAATATGCCACTAAATTTGCCTTCACAGCCACTGACTGACACTCTTTTCATCTGgcttaaaacatttaaacccCATGAGTGTTTGTTACAGACATTCATGTATTTGCTGTACtttaaaaactaatttattgggtgttttgattttatttcttttgaagaAGTATACAGATGTCCAGTGTTGTTTGCTGGGAATCAAACATTTTGCTTTCACAAGCAATATTTTAggaaatttaagaaaaaatttttttaaatctttgccAGAACAGATCTTTTAAACGATCTGTTATAAGGTGTTTAAAGTTCTAAAGCAACAGCAGTAAACATTACAAATAATGAATATCAAAGGTTCAGTTTTGGTTCAGCTGATTGGAAAAGGAACCTGTTTTGCTTTCTGGGGTAGGTCAAAAGGATGTGAGATCTACTATAATAAACAAGCTCTATTGTTTTCTGTAGATGGAAGGAAGTGGCTAAACATTCCCACTTGCTGAAAGCCTTTGCTTCGaaggacattttgtttttcagtcgTGAACAGAGCCATATGGCTGTCGATTAGAGGACGAGGAGATTTTAGAGTTTAATGTTTTTGAAGAAGAGAAGTCCAGACTGTGCTCCTCTCTGCTTTAGGATGGAGGTGTCCTGCCTGGAGCTGGCGCTGGAGGGTGAGCGCCTCTGTAAGGTGGGTGACTACAAAGCAGGCGTCTCCTTTTTTGAAGCTGCCATCCAAGTGGGCACAGAGGACCTCCAGGTGCTCAGTGCCATCTACAGCCAGCTTGGAAATGCCTACTTCCACCTGCACGACTATGCCAAGGCCTTGGAGTTCCACCGGCACGATCTCACCTTGACGAGGTTGGACACATGAGAAACAGCTCTGTAAAAGGCCCTGCTGAGTGCAGCacaatgtttatttattaacaGCGTGACGTATCTTGTTCAGGACAATTGGCGACCTGGTCGGAGAGGCCAAAGCCAGCGGTAACCTCGGCAACACATTGAAGGTGCTGGGTCGGTTCGATGAGGCTGTGGTTTGCTGTCAGAGGCACTTGGACATAGCCAGAGACATGAATGACAAGGTGAGGCAACGTATTCGAGAAAATAagcaataaagaataaaagtcAGATATTTGTATTCATGTATTTGAGAGTTTCAGAAGAAAGTGATCTTCACCACTCATGTTTCCGGTTAGGTGGGGCAAGCGAGGGCACTCTATAATTTTGGGAATGTGTACCATGCCAAAGGCAAAAGTATCTGCTGGAGCGGAGCTGAGCCCGGAGATTTCCCCGAAGATGTTATGATGGCACTGAGGAAAGCAGCAGAGTACTATGAGTAAGAAGGAGAGCGTGTGATTTAATCAGAGTAATTTAACATTAGAAATAACAAGTTCTGTTACTTTGACTGTTGTGTCAAGTATCCAGTATATTACAAAGTGAGCTGCTGGGTGACCATTTGATTGCATATGCATTGTCAGGGCAAACTTGGCGATAGTGAAGGAGCTTGGAGATCGAGCTGCTCAGGGTCGAACTTATGGCAACCTTGGCAACACACACTACCTGCTGGGAAACTTTCGCAAAGCCGTAGCTTCTCATGAACAGGTGAGGGTGAACTCTGAAAAGTGTCTTTTGATAAAGAGTTCACAAGCATCCatgatgttgttttcttttagtaaGTTACTTATTACGGCATTTAAATACAATGTTAAaattcagtgtttctgtttcagcGTTTGCTCATTGCTAAGGAGTTTGGGGATCGATCAGCAGAGAGGCGGGCTTACTGCAACTTGGGGAATGCGTATATCTTTTTGGGGGAATTTGAAGTGGCAGCTGAACATTACAAGTAAGCCACACCTACATATGTGTAttaatgtttgttgttgttggccgCATTttgtctctaggcctgtgtgactggatCCTTAATCGTTTGATCCTACATTGTCACCATGATTGTCTCAtgtcccccccaaaaaaagaggaaattgaATTATCAAATAACTGTAACATTTTTAGACACTTTTCCTTACACAATAGTGGCAATATCTAAAATTCTGTCATTGTATTTATGCATCATATTATGTTCCTATGAGCTCCTTCTGGGAAAGCAGGCCTGTATTGTATGAAGAACGCATAAAGCCAGTGTGCATTGTTTGAAGCATCTTGTCTGATTGCTTGTTAGGAAGACACTGCAGTTGGCGAGGCAGTTAAAGGACCGAGCTGTGGAAGCTCAGGCCTGCTACAGTCTCGGCAACACCTACACACTTCTGCAGGACTATGAGAGAGCCATAGACTATCACCTCAAACATCTCATCATAGCTCAAGACCTCAATGACAGGTACAGATGCAAACACAAGGTTTTATGATGCTTCTTTTGACGTAACTATGCCACAGTTAAATAGTATTTGCTTATGTGTGGTTTCATTCTGTAGGATTGGTGAGGGCCGTGCGTGCTGGAGTCTTGGAAATGCCTACACTGCACTGGGAAACCATGACCAAGCCATGCACTTTGCTGAGAAACACCTGGAGATCTGCAGAGAGGTATGCACTGCTCATACTATCTTCACAGCAAAGCATTTCAGAAGTACTCAAAGCAAACTTGTTAAGAAAAGATACAGAAATCTTTCAGCAGTAAAATTAACAGTTGGTTTgttccttctgtttttttttttttgttgttgttgttgttgttgttgttggtttttttccaGACTGGAGACAGGAGCGGGGAGCTGACAGCTCGTATGAATGTATCTGATCTCCAGACACTTTTGGGTTTGAGCTACAGCACAAATACCTCCACTGTTTCCGAAAATAAGGATATCGACTACAGCCTGCACGGTAAAAACTGTGTGACCTTCCCTATGCCCCTTGCTATAATATTTCAGATGCTTTGATTGTGTAGATTACGTaacattgttattgttttacAGGAGCCAGGCCCAGGATGAGCAAACGACACAGCATGGAGAACCTGGAGCTGGTGAAGCTCACTCCAGACAAAGTAAATGTAAGAACTGCTCCACTGTACCGCTCTGCTCACACCTCATCTACAAGAAGTGCTTCTTGTTACAGCACCCATTGCTATTGAACTTGTGGTGATTGTGATCCGTTTCTGTGCTGAAGGGTCAAAAGTGGAACAGCGACATCTTGACCAAACAGTCCAAACCCTCGCTGGCTAAGAGCTCCTCCAAGCTCTTCTTTGTTGGCCGTCTGCGAGGGAAGAAGTACAAGTCTGGCGGCTCCAGTAAGGTCCTCCAGGACACCAGCAATACCCTGGATACCAGTCAGCCACCGGCACAGGGACCACAAAAAGTACGCAGACCTGGGGAATTGATTTGAAGATCACTCAGAGAGCACTCATGTATTCAAGATCAAACaacttttgctgttttatttttttatttttttcaagttgtttgtttttgttttccagcGACTCAGCCCCGACATGCTCGGAGATGACGGTTTCTTTGACTTGCTGAGCCGATTCCAGAGCAACCGCATGGATGACCAGCGATGTTCGATACAAGACCGAGGCAGCAGGTTATCGCTAAACAGCGGCCCAGAGTCGCCTCCCAGGACCATCAGGAAATGTAGGTCCATGCTGTCCACccacacacaaaatataacCCCTGTTAAAATAATTTATGATTTGcgtacttatttattttaatttgtagcCATGTCAGAGTCTGCCAATGTGTCAGGCGCTCAGGGCAGGCACTTAGAGGAGTCATCAGCAGCAGGGGGGAGCCTGCCAGGACTCAGGCTCAACCAAAACAGCAACCAGGCCGTGCTCAGCCACCTGATGGCCAACGCTGACAGCGCTGAGCCTGATGATGACTTCTTTGATATGCTTGTCAAGTGCCAGGTAACAGAAAGAGCATAGTTTACTGAATAGTTTCCTAATACACATTTATATAGTGCTGGGTGGGCACACTTGATATTCAAACACCGgtataaacagaaatattttagcTCCTATTTAAAATAATTGTGTAGTTAAAGAGTCCCAGCAGTGGCATCCATTCTATACAAGAATGATTTTTTTGAAGTGAATGCTGAAGGTAACAGGAAGCCGGTGTAACATAAGTAGAGGAGTGATGTCTGTTTGTTGTAGCCAGAGGTCAGGAGGCAGGATTCTTATTACCTTGCAAGAGATCAGCTGCACAAAGGACCAAagtatattacaaaaaaaaaagttagaaacAAGATTATAAACATCCTGTTACTCAGACATCAAAGTCATACTCTTTGCTTTCACCGTATTCCTTCCAGGGCTCCCGTTTGGATGACCAGCGGTGtgctcctccccctcctccagTCCGAGGGCCCACCGTACCAGATGAGGACTTCTTCAGCCTCATCATGCGGTCGCAGGCCAAACGAATGGACGAACAACGCGTCACCCTGCCTTCTGCTGCAAACGCTGCATCTAGGCCAAGCTCCAACTAAACAAAGCACTAAAGGGACTGTGAGGTCTTTTGTTTAATGAAGGTGTGGACAGTATCATGATGGACCAGTGATCACTTCCTTGTCCTTTAGGACAACACATAGCATTATCAGCACTGTATGCAGTTGACAGTATGGGGGGCGGGGGAACTCAGATTAACAAGGACTTTTCGCACAGCTTGTACAAAGATGAACTCAGAGTAGCATCGGGGACAAAAGTGGTTTTTTAataattgtttttaataattctATACTGCTGTATACTCTCACTTCACcctgtgtatttttaaatacaccACTGCAGGTatgtttgtatttattgttcTTGTCCCATGAACTGCCGTCCCACTGCTATGAAGTAGTAGAGGTATACGCATAGTGGTGTTTTAAATCACTCTTTTCATGTATTACAGCCCTTTACAGATATGGCATACATGGCATCAGTGGCTTCATCAGTTCTCAGACAGGTCACTTGGCCTCAGCTCGCAGCAGTTATGGAGAGAGCGCACAGTGTTTGCCGCAGGTGTTACACTTGTGGCAATTAGCCTTTTGTCAAGAACTGCCCCTTAAACACAGGCACTTAGAAAGAAAGTCCTTTTCAGAATTGTGAGTGTGCGTGTCTTGTGCGTGCCTGTTTGATGTGATTTCATGGAGTTTCTGAGTTGTGCCATGTTGaaagtaaaatgtaaatgtttgaaGGTGTGATCTGTTCTGATTTCTGTGGGAACTTTTCATGAAAAAGTGACCATGGTGCTTTATGAATCTCATTGAAAAGAGTGTGTCTGAAaagggtttttgtttgtatgAGGTTTTTGTTTGAGTTAATTTCCTGAAGTCACACAGGAGGCACTTACAAAAGCTACTATGAGCAAACTGATAAAGTATGGATTTAACCCATGTACAGTCCGTGTCTCTTACCCTTTTGTACTAAATATTCTGAGTGAGATCAGAGGAATAAAACATGTCTGTTCATGTAGCCATCGTGACTTGTTTTAAATTGTTCAGCATCAAGTATTTAATccaaagaagaaaagcaaaacacaaaaactttgTGTAAAAGACACTTTATTGAACGTACCAGCAGTCAGACTTCAGTTAGCTTGAACTCATCtgtcacttttaaaaacaaggcTTAATACAAGAGCCACTAGCatttcaaaaacaaactaactgtacatacataaacacaactgaaataaatacatctaTGTACGTATTAGTTTGGCCTTCGttgttaaaataatatatacTATACATTAACATATAAACTTAAATAAGCATCTCTGCAAGTAAGTCAATATTAGAAGACGATGTTAAAAGGACAAAGTGCgcaggttaaaataaaaaataaaataatatgcaTATGCCCCAAACACTGgttctaaataaatatcaaaacaCCCGTGCTTCCATCCAGATTCCATTGTGCATACGGTCAGACCCTTGTTTGGGGAAAAGACTGCCATCTACTGATattacacacacagagcagtagACAAGCCAAAGCTTTTGAGCACAGCCAAATCCAAACTGAATGCAAGGGCGCCCAACCAGTAATCACATGCTGTACTTCCCTTTGATACTAACATAGTAACGAGCAAGCCACTGCAAAGACACCGGAACAGCTTCagcgcaaaaaaaaaataagaaaacaaaagaacaaacactgattttaaatttaaacacaCTAGCTCGTTTACACAATTGGAGCTGCAGTAATACAGTGCATACAGTAATGTTAGACACCCCACGGGGAAGCACAAGATAGCCTGACTTCCACAGATTCGGCCTCCCGAGAGGAAAAGCTCACTActgaaagactggaaaaactacattttacatcaaatttttgtctttcttaaacAATAGCAGCATCACACCAGCTGTAAAAATAATGATATGCAAAAAGAGGAATGTATGATTCTCAAAATGACTTAACAAAATTTGAtcttaaaaaaagtttttttgttttgttttttgttatggAAACTGAGAACTCAAGGAAGGCACCATCATGAACAAAGCACTCCTGTCCTGTCTCTCCTACGCAACCCTTTAGGAAAAAGGACATGCAGCAACTGATTGGTGTGAGCAGAGAGCAAAAACGCAGGGCGAATTACAGGATGAAGAACGACGAAGAATCCTGCAGTTTTACTCCTCAGTGTGGTGATCAAGAAAGGAGAACATGCAACAAGTGTGCTTTTGATGTGTCCCAGGTGTGAGTCCCATTTGCTTTACTACAGACAGGAGGGAAAGGCTTGTTCACCAGTTTGTGTAcctacaagtgtgtgtgtgtgtgtgtaagggtgGGACAGTGTTTACAATGCAGAGGAGCAGTAATATTTTAGGGGAATGTGTCAGATAGAAACAactggctctgtgtgtgtgtatgtgtgtgtgtgtgcgcatacaagtgtgtgtgtgttatggatTGTGTGTCCAAAGTGTGACAGTGCGATCAGCAGAGGATGAGAGGAAGGACAGGTCTTGTGTGTGCCATCGGCACTGGATCACTTTGTCACCGTGTTCTCCCACCACGGTCAGAGGCAGCTGTTTGGTCAGGTCACCTAGAGAGACGGAGGAGGAGGCAGAAAACCATCAGACACGTATTAGGGTGTGGATTCTGGATTTTCTCTAACATGTGgcctcaaatatatacatacacacttaaatcttttaatatttGGTGTTAAAGGATCTGCGACATCTTAACTAGCTGCCCACATGGACAAGCCAAATGCTTTATCGTCACACGAGACAAAGATTGTTATTTGGCCACAGTGACAAGAGGTGCAGTATATTTGGAGGCATAAAGGTGAGGCATTCAACCCTAAGAACACTGTACCAGCTGTCAAACATGCTGGTGGTAGCATCCTGCTCTGGGTTGTTTAATGTTGGGACATTGCACAAAGTGGATGGGATAATGACAAAGGAGTactacctccaaattcttcaacttcacctcGAATAAACAGCTCAACGGTTAAAACTTGGACACAC from Pelmatolapia mariae isolate MD_Pm_ZW linkage group LG18, Pm_UMD_F_2, whole genome shotgun sequence includes the following:
- the gpsm2 gene encoding G-protein-signaling modulator 2 isoform X2, with the protein product MPLRCSMCCCCCCKTQKASRMEVSCLELALEGERLCKVGDYKAGVSFFEAAIQVGTEDLQVLSAIYSQLGNAYFHLHDYAKALEFHRHDLTLTRTIGDLVGEAKASGNLGNTLKVLGRFDEAVVCCQRHLDIARDMNDKVGQARALYNFGNVYHAKGKSICWSGAEPGDFPEDVMMALRKAAEYYEANLAIVKELGDRAAQGRTYGNLGNTHYLLGNFRKAVASHEQRLLIAKEFGDRSAERRAYCNLGNAYIFLGEFEVAAEHYKKTLQLARQLKDRAVEAQACYSLGNTYTLLQDYERAIDYHLKHLIIAQDLNDRIGEGRACWSLGNAYTALGNHDQAMHFAEKHLEICRETGDRSGELTARMNVSDLQTLLGLSYSTNTSTVSENKDIDYSLHGARPRMSKRHSMENLELVKLTPDKVNGQKWNSDILTKQSKPSLAKSSSKLFFVGRLRGKKYKSGGSSKVLQDTSNTLDTSQPPAQGPQKRLSPDMLGDDGFFDLLSRFQSNRMDDQRCSIQDRGSRLSLNSGPESPPRTIRKSMSESANVSGAQGRHLEESSAAGGSLPGLRLNQNSNQAVLSHLMANADSAEPDDDFFDMLVKCQGSRLDDQRCAPPPPPVRGPTVPDEDFFSLIMRSQAKRMDEQRVTLPSAANAASRPSSN
- the gpsm2 gene encoding G-protein-signaling modulator 2 isoform X1 — translated: MDTGGSVVSTRAEEQSFHVRYRMEVSCLELALEGERLCKVGDYKAGVSFFEAAIQVGTEDLQVLSAIYSQLGNAYFHLHDYAKALEFHRHDLTLTRTIGDLVGEAKASGNLGNTLKVLGRFDEAVVCCQRHLDIARDMNDKVGQARALYNFGNVYHAKGKSICWSGAEPGDFPEDVMMALRKAAEYYEANLAIVKELGDRAAQGRTYGNLGNTHYLLGNFRKAVASHEQRLLIAKEFGDRSAERRAYCNLGNAYIFLGEFEVAAEHYKKTLQLARQLKDRAVEAQACYSLGNTYTLLQDYERAIDYHLKHLIIAQDLNDRIGEGRACWSLGNAYTALGNHDQAMHFAEKHLEICRETGDRSGELTARMNVSDLQTLLGLSYSTNTSTVSENKDIDYSLHGARPRMSKRHSMENLELVKLTPDKVNGQKWNSDILTKQSKPSLAKSSSKLFFVGRLRGKKYKSGGSSKVLQDTSNTLDTSQPPAQGPQKRLSPDMLGDDGFFDLLSRFQSNRMDDQRCSIQDRGSRLSLNSGPESPPRTIRKSMSESANVSGAQGRHLEESSAAGGSLPGLRLNQNSNQAVLSHLMANADSAEPDDDFFDMLVKCQGSRLDDQRCAPPPPPVRGPTVPDEDFFSLIMRSQAKRMDEQRVTLPSAANAASRPSSN
- the gpsm2 gene encoding G-protein-signaling modulator 2 isoform X3 — encoded protein: MEVSCLELALEGERLCKVGDYKAGVSFFEAAIQVGTEDLQVLSAIYSQLGNAYFHLHDYAKALEFHRHDLTLTRTIGDLVGEAKASGNLGNTLKVLGRFDEAVVCCQRHLDIARDMNDKVGQARALYNFGNVYHAKGKSICWSGAEPGDFPEDVMMALRKAAEYYEANLAIVKELGDRAAQGRTYGNLGNTHYLLGNFRKAVASHEQRLLIAKEFGDRSAERRAYCNLGNAYIFLGEFEVAAEHYKKTLQLARQLKDRAVEAQACYSLGNTYTLLQDYERAIDYHLKHLIIAQDLNDRIGEGRACWSLGNAYTALGNHDQAMHFAEKHLEICRETGDRSGELTARMNVSDLQTLLGLSYSTNTSTVSENKDIDYSLHGARPRMSKRHSMENLELVKLTPDKVNGQKWNSDILTKQSKPSLAKSSSKLFFVGRLRGKKYKSGGSSKVLQDTSNTLDTSQPPAQGPQKRLSPDMLGDDGFFDLLSRFQSNRMDDQRCSIQDRGSRLSLNSGPESPPRTIRKSMSESANVSGAQGRHLEESSAAGGSLPGLRLNQNSNQAVLSHLMANADSAEPDDDFFDMLVKCQGSRLDDQRCAPPPPPVRGPTVPDEDFFSLIMRSQAKRMDEQRVTLPSAANAASRPSSN